From a single Brassica napus cultivar Da-Ae chromosome C9, Da-Ae, whole genome shotgun sequence genomic region:
- the LOC106440390 gene encoding succinate dehydrogenase subunit 3-1, mitochondrial-like isoform X2: MLNLHWVRTLVRTMQVCVELSGISRAGVNENVGTGFGTSNISNAVREEREHSKATVNAMGAHLRALGVGTPRRVLSTIAEGIKMTEEDQTSPKPQSFRPLSPHLTVYQPQKNSMLSIFNRISGIYLTGVFYGGYLLYLKMGMICLTYPAFYQVHYHVQQQLPVITSVTALAALYHTIKSIHSLLTH, from the exons ATGCTCAACCTTCATTGGGTTCGTACACTGGTCAGAACTATGCAAGTTTGTGTAGAGCTTTCGGGTAT ATCGAGAGCCGGTGTGAATGAAAATGTTGGGACTGGTTTTGGAACTAGCAACATAAGCAATGCCGttagagaggagagagag CATTCAAAAGCTACTGTGAATGCTATGGGAGCTCATCTGAGAGCTCTTGGTGTGGGAACACCAAGACGTGTGTTGTCTACAATCGCCGAGGGTATCAAGATGACAGAGGAGGACCAGACTTCTCCAAAACCCCAAAGCTTTCGCCCTCTATCTCCTCACCTCACGGTTTACCAGCCTCAGAAGAACTCAATGTTATCCATTTTCAACAGAATCTCGGGGATTTACTTGACCGGAGTCTTTTATGGCGGCTATCTTCTCTACCTGAAGATGGGTATGATCTGCCTCACTTACCCGGCTTTCTACCAAGTTCATTACCATGTACAGCAGCAACTTCCGGTTATCACCTCGGTTACTGCATTGGCCGCGCTTTACCATACTATCAAGAGTATTCACTCGCTCTTGACCCATTGA
- the LOC106440390 gene encoding succinate dehydrogenase subunit 3-1, mitochondrial-like isoform X1, translating to MAATAILRSIRRRDVVSAPLSVYKSLAGNAQPSLGSYTGQNYASLCRAFGSRAGVNENVGTGFGTSNISNAVREEREHSKATVNAMGAHLRALGVGTPRRVLSTIAEGIKMTEEDQTSPKPQSFRPLSPHLTVYQPQKNSMLSIFNRISGIYLTGVFYGGYLLYLKMGMICLTYPAFYQVHYHVQQQLPVITSVTALAALYHTIKSIHSLLTH from the exons ATGGCTGCCACAGCTATTCTCCGATCGATCCGCCGACGCGACGTCGTCTCTGCGCCTCTTTCCGTCTACAAATCT CTTGCTGGTAATGCTCAACCTTCATTGGGTTCGTACACTGGTCAGAACTATGCAAGTTTGTGTAGAGCTTTCGG ATCGAGAGCCGGTGTGAATGAAAATGTTGGGACTGGTTTTGGAACTAGCAACATAAGCAATGCCGttagagaggagagagag CATTCAAAAGCTACTGTGAATGCTATGGGAGCTCATCTGAGAGCTCTTGGTGTGGGAACACCAAGACGTGTGTTGTCTACAATCGCCGAGGGTATCAAGATGACAGAGGAGGACCAGACTTCTCCAAAACCCCAAAGCTTTCGCCCTCTATCTCCTCACCTCACGGTTTACCAGCCTCAGAAGAACTCAATGTTATCCATTTTCAACAGAATCTCGGGGATTTACTTGACCGGAGTCTTTTATGGCGGCTATCTTCTCTACCTGAAGATGGGTATGATCTGCCTCACTTACCCGGCTTTCTACCAAGTTCATTACCATGTACAGCAGCAACTTCCGGTTATCACCTCGGTTACTGCATTGGCCGCGCTTTACCATACTATCAAGAGTATTCACTCGCTCTTGACCCATTGA
- the LOC106440389 gene encoding uncharacterized protein C6C3.02c — translation MPRRSSGGGYRARPAPARPAPARARSPPPPQTVKHAPPPATAQPQRSAIGSTIADGMTWGAGNAIGHRVVDAIMGPRTIKHETVVSEAAPASPVANSMASASCDTQSKAFQECVNNYGSDISKCQFYMDMLTECKKNSGSMMAA, via the exons ATGCCTCGACGCAGCTCCGGTG GTGGTTACCGCGCTCGCCCCGCACCAGCACGCCCTGCACCAGCACGTGCACGCAGCCCGCCTCCTCCTCAAACTG TGAAACATGCTCCTCCTCCAGCAACAGCTCAGCCTCAGCGTAGTGCTATTGGCTCTACCATAGCTGATG GTATGACTTGGGGTGCTGGGAATGCAATTGGTCACAGGGTTGTGGATGCTATCATGGGACCAAGAACCATTAAGCATGAAACCGTTGTTTCTGAGGCTGCCCCTGCTTCCCCTGTTGCCAACAGCATGGCCTCTGCTTCTTGTGACACTCAGTCCAAGGCTTTCCAGGAA TGTGTCAACAATTATGGAAGCGACATCAGCAAGTGCCAGTTCTACATGGACATGCTCACGGAATGCAAGAAGAATTCGGGTTCCATGATGGCTGCTTAA
- the LOC106444469 gene encoding guanosine nucleotide diphosphate dissociation inhibitor At5g09550-like, which yields MDEEYDVIVLGTGLKECILSGLLSVDGLKVLHMDRNDYYGGESSSLNLTQLWKRFRGSDTPEENLGAIREYNVDMIPKFIMANGLLVQTLIHTDVTKYLNFKAVDGSFVYNKGKIYKVPATDVEALKSPLMGLFEKRRARKFFIYVQDYDEKDPKSHEGLDLSKVTAREIISKYGLEDDTIDFIGHALALHNDDGYLDQPAIDFVKRIKLYAESLARFQGGSPYIYPLYGLGELPQAFARLSAVYGGTYMLNKPECKVEFDGSGKAIGVTSAGETAKCKKVVCDPSYLSDKVKKVGKVARAVCIMSHPIPDTNDAHSVQIILPQKQLGRKSDMYLFCCSYAHNVAPKGKYIAFVSAEAETDNPEEELKPGIELLGPIDEIFYHSYDTYVPTNKQEEDNCFISGTYDATTHFESTVVDVLEMYTKITGKTLDLSVDLSAASATAEK from the exons ATGGATGAAGAGTATGATGTGATTGTTCTTGGGACTGGTCTCAAGGAGTGTATTCTTAGTGGTCTCCTCTCTGTCGATGGCCTCAAG GTGCTGCATATGGATAGAAACGACTACTATGGAGGAGAATCATCCTCTCTTAACCTCACTCAGTTATGGAAGCGTTTTAGGGGAAGTGATACTCCTGAAGAAAACCTTGGAGCAATCAGAGAATACAATGTCGATATGATCCCAAAG TTCATCATGGCTAATGGACTCCTTGTTCAAACCCTAATTCATACGGATGTCACCAAGTATCTTAACTTCAAAGCCGTTGATGGCAGCTTCGTCTACAATAAGGGCAAG ATCTATAAAGTCCCAGCCACTGATGTGGAAGCCCTAAAGTCGCCATTGATGGGACTGTTCGAGAAACGACGTGCGCGAAAGTTCTTCATCTATGTGCAAGACTACGATGAGAAGGATCCTAAGTCTCACGAAGGACTTGACCTTAGCAAAGTCACTGCTAGAGAGATCATCTC GAAGTACGGACTTGAAGATGATACAATCGACTTCATCGGTCATGCCTTAGCGCTTCACAATGACGATGGCTACTTGGATCAACCAGCCATTGATTTTGTCAAGAGAATCAAG CTCTACGCGGAATCATTGGCTCGATTCCAAGGAGGATCACCTTACATCTACCCATTGTATGGTCTAGGAGAGTTGCCACAG GCTTTCGCACGTTTGAGCGCTGTGTATGGAGGGACTTACATGCTGAACAAGCCTGAATGCAAG GTTGAGTTTGATGGCTCCGGAAAAGCTATCGGTGTCACTTCTGCAGGAGAAACTGCTAAATGCAAGAAAGTTGTCTGTGATCCTTCTTACTTGTCTGACAAG GTTAAGAAAGTTGGGAAAGTGGCTCGAGCGGTGTGTATAATGAGCCATCCTATTCCAGACACCAACGACGCTCACTCGGTCCAAATCATTCTTCCTCAGAAGCAGCTCGGACGCAAATCAGACAT GTACTTGTTCTGTTGCTCATACGCTCACAACGTAGCACCAAAGGGCAAATACATTGCTTTTGTCTCTGCAGAAGCTGAGACTGATAATCCAGAAGAAGAGCTTAAACCTGGAATTGAATTGCTTGGACCTATTGATGAGATTTTTTACCATTCTTATGACACATACGTTCCGACCAATAAGCAAGAAGAAGACAACTGCTTCATCTCCGGT ACTTATGATGCAACAACGCATTTCGAGAGTACAGTGGTGGATGTACTGGAGATGTACACCAAGATCACTGGAAAG ACTCTTGATTTGTCTGTGGACTTGAGTGCTGCGAGTGCTACTGccgaaaaatga
- the LOC106440388 gene encoding uncharacterized protein LOC106440388, with translation MVSGDDNGAEADWWLVTSKELLASRDFKGAKTLAIRACEDDSSRTHAADYIIAIADTLLTGESTVGDSKLPDWYAVLRLEKLTQSLERVAVQYRRLALLLNPTVNRLPFADQALKLVSDAWCVLSDPPRKSIYDRELQVSQPEQLAETSENPKAASFWTACPYCYALFEYPKGYEECALRCQQCGRAFEAVKTETPPVESNGQGVYFFCSWAMFPVGFSGDAKSSGSGWSPVSHLFHCPVLSPSDHQANLETPAPRNYHDVEDGGDELYINISDDDEERNHAKKNKKGG, from the coding sequence ATGGTCAGCGGCGACGATAACGGAGCTGAGGCGGATTGGTGGTTAGTCACATCGAAGGAGCTTCTAGCCTCAAGGGACTTCAAAGGAGCAAAGACACTAGCGATCCGCGCATGCGAAGACGACTCGTCCCGAACACATGCAGCGGACTACATCATCGCCATCGCCGACACTCTCCTCACCGGAGAATCCACCGTCGGAGATTCGAAACTACCGGACTGGTACGCGGTGCTCCGTCTCGAAAAGCTCACCCAAAGCCTCGAACGCGTCGCGGTTCAGTACCGTAGACTCGCTCTTCTCCTCAACCCCACCGTCAACCGTCTCCCTTTCGCCGACCAAGCGCTCAAGCTCGTCTCCGACGCTTGGTGCGTCCTCTCCGATCCTCCGAGAAAGTCTATCTACGACCGAGAGTTGCAGGTGAGCCAACCGGAGCAGTTAGCTGAGACCTCGGAGAATCCAAAGGCTGCGAGCTTTTGGACGGCGTGTCCGTACTGTTACGCGCTTTTCGAGTATCCTAAGGGATACGAGGAATGCGCGTTGAGGTGTCAGCAGTGTGGGAGAGCGTTTGAAGCGGTTAAGACGGAGACGCCGCCTGTGGAGAGTAATGGCCAGGGGGTTTACTTTTTCTGTTCGTGGGCTATGTTTCCTGTAGGGTTTTCAGGTGATGCTAAAAGCTCTGGTTCTGGTTGGTCGCCGGTTTCACATCTCTTTCACTGCCCTGTGCTAAGCCCCTCTGATCATCAAGCAAATCTTGAAACACCTGCTCCAAGAAACTACCACGACGTGGAGGATGGTGGGGACGAGTTGTATATTAACAtatctgatgatgatgaagagagAAATCAtgcaaagaaaaataagaaaggaGGATGA
- the LOC106440385 gene encoding protein PELPK1-like has product MALMKKSLFALLLSSPLLIICLTSLLTYPASVGARRLVEEIPKPEIPKLPELPHMEIPKLPELPHPELPKFPELPKLPELPHPELPKFEVPKFPEHPKLEIPKLPEFPKPELPKIPEIPKHEGTKLMETPKVPEIPKPELPKVPEIPKPELPKVPEIPKPELPKIPEIQKPEAPKLPELPKVPEIQKPELPKVPEIPKPELPKMPEIPKPELPKMPEVPKLPELPKVPGTH; this is encoded by the coding sequence ATGGCACTGATGAAGAAGAGTCTCTTTGCTCTTCTCCTCTCATCACCACTTCTGATCATCTGTCTTACTTCATTACTCACTTATCCGGCTTCAGTTGGAGCTCGCCGGTTAGTGGAGGAGATTCCTAAACCGGAAATACCCAAACTGCCTGAACTACCTCACATGGAGATACCAAAATTGCCCGAACTACCTCACCCGGAGCTACCAAAATTTCCTGAGCTGCCAAAATTGCCTGAGCTACCTCACCCGGAGCTACCAAAATTCGAAGTTCCAAAGTTTCCGGAGCACCCTAAACTAGAGATTCCCAAGTTACCTGAGTTTCCAAAGCCCGAGCTGCCCAAGATTCCGGAAATTCCGAAGCATGAGGGGACTAAGTTGATGGAGACTCCGAAGGTGCCAGAGATTCCAAAACCAGAGCTACCAAAGGTACCAGAGATTCCTAAACCGGAGCTACCAAAGGTACCGGAGATTCCTAAACCGGAGCTACCAAAGATTCCGGAAATTCAAAAGCCTGAAGCTCCTAAGTTGCCGGAGTTGCCAAAGGTGCCGGAGATTCAAAAACCAGAGCTACCAAAGGTACCAGAGATTCCAAAGCCCGAGTTGCCGAAGATGCCGGAGATTCCAAAACCAGAGCTACCGAAGATGCCTGAAGTTCCCAAGTTGCCGGAACTCCCAAAAGTTCCTGGAACTCACTAA
- the LOC106419093 gene encoding uncharacterized protein LOC106419093, whose product MINLRIPILVSFMFFLVFISSSLLFATPIFAARVGHSLVQEEATKIPQYNRLEESEEPEIPEDPEVPEEPEEPEELPKESEEGSFEFPSWIPSFPFPGTNGGLPKTEKTKPTSVISEATSSGSNKKP is encoded by the coding sequence ATGATTAATCTTCGCATTCCTATTCTcgtttcttttatgtttttccTTGTTTTTATTTCGTCGTCCCTTTTGTTTGCTACGCCTATTTTTGCTGCTAGAGTAGGTCACTCTCTGGTACAAGAAGAGGCCACAAAGATTCCACAATATAATAGGCTTGAGGAGTCGGAGGAACCGGAGATTCCAGAAGATCCTGAGGTTCCTGAGGAGCCTGAGGAACCAGAGGAGCTACCAAAGGAGTCAGAAGAAGGGAGTTTTGAATTCCCCTCGTGGATCCCAAGCTTCCCTTTTCCCGGTACTAACGGCGGTTTACCAAAGACTGAAAAGACAAAACCTACAAGTGTTATTTCCGAGGCAACTTCTAGTGGTTCGAACAAGAAGCCATAG